In one window of Paraflavitalea soli DNA:
- a CDS encoding RagB/SusD family nutrient uptake outer membrane protein codes for MKHLLIKSLIVSACFLLLFSGCSKILEEKPRSFYEPGFFKTEKGVLGGITSQYAHLRFLYGQPYYYNILETGTDEYTWGQSADANFKDADLSGVGNLTAASSRSDNLWTTAFSNINTASGIIENAAAVPAITAAVVAEARFFRAFDYFLLVQTFGGVPLDLGAGELKFNTAPSRKSVRNTVPEVYTKAIFPDLVQAINDLPAAPRVVGGATKTAARLYLAKAYLTYGWWLQNPNNIPTYPQSARTDPDAHDAAWYFQKAYDVANQGIDQPGSFGLENTFYDLHVGGNDRNKEMILYADHTQESEFYNGACISCFDGEAGNGRNSAVWMVTPNYTVIRSAPNADGTGIAVSSVQREAAQALGRPYTRMAPPVGVFINTFAEKTLDSRYDGTFSTVYRANWPKGGTTNATLYNANDMPVTPGQPILSFLEYQTDAVGLVYPTGPSFPGKSSNAVGAGVMPGRADFVIAPLGISRVLFPGLWKMGVYRTDNGTGLGQPNATSTRPFKIAKFSEFYFIAAEAAVKGATTVAGRTARDLINVIRARAGKWKFSNKNNAAFVADNSAAMIAATPATIDINYILAERSREYFGEGHRWFDLVRTQKWNELAGTYQIAGAAYGNHTPETFTRTIEPKHYLRPIPQGQLDGMEATAEEKVAYQNPGYN; via the coding sequence ATGAAACATCTGCTTATAAAATCGCTTATAGTATCAGCATGCTTCCTGCTGTTATTCTCAGGGTGTAGCAAAATTCTGGAGGAAAAGCCCCGCAGTTTTTATGAACCTGGTTTTTTTAAGACCGAGAAAGGAGTGCTGGGCGGTATCACCTCCCAATATGCCCACCTGCGATTCCTGTATGGCCAACCCTATTATTACAATATCTTGGAGACGGGTACCGACGAATATACCTGGGGCCAGAGTGCCGACGCCAATTTTAAAGATGCAGATCTCAGTGGCGTAGGTAACCTAACGGCTGCCAGCAGTCGTTCCGACAACTTGTGGACTACCGCTTTTTCCAATATCAATACAGCCAGTGGTATTATCGAGAATGCGGCAGCGGTGCCTGCCATCACTGCTGCAGTGGTAGCCGAAGCCAGGTTTTTCCGGGCCTTCGATTATTTTCTCCTGGTGCAAACCTTTGGCGGTGTGCCATTGGACCTGGGCGCCGGAGAATTGAAATTTAATACAGCCCCTTCACGAAAATCTGTGCGCAACACCGTACCTGAAGTGTATACCAAAGCCATATTCCCCGACCTCGTGCAGGCGATAAACGATTTGCCGGCTGCGCCAAGGGTAGTTGGGGGCGCTACTAAAACAGCAGCACGCCTTTACCTGGCGAAAGCCTATTTAACCTATGGCTGGTGGTTACAAAACCCCAACAACATTCCCACCTATCCACAAAGCGCCAGGACCGATCCTGATGCCCATGATGCAGCGTGGTATTTCCAAAAAGCATATGATGTAGCTAACCAGGGTATCGACCAGCCGGGTAGTTTTGGCCTGGAAAATACTTTCTATGACCTGCATGTTGGTGGTAATGACCGTAACAAGGAAATGATCTTGTATGCCGACCATACACAGGAAAGTGAGTTTTACAATGGAGCTTGTATTTCCTGCTTTGATGGTGAAGCAGGAAATGGCAGGAACTCTGCCGTTTGGATGGTTACCCCCAACTATACGGTGATCAGAAGCGCTCCCAATGCCGACGGTACCGGTATTGCTGTAAGTTCCGTGCAGCGGGAAGCTGCTCAGGCTTTAGGTCGTCCATACACCCGTATGGCTCCTCCGGTGGGCGTGTTTATAAATACCTTTGCAGAGAAAACGTTGGATTCCCGTTATGACGGCACGTTCAGTACTGTTTATAGAGCTAATTGGCCCAAAGGTGGTACTACGAACGCAACGCTTTATAATGCGAACGATATGCCGGTTACACCCGGTCAACCCATACTGAGCTTCCTGGAATATCAAACAGACGCAGTAGGTCTTGTTTATCCTACCGGGCCATCTTTCCCCGGCAAATCCTCCAATGCGGTGGGCGCTGGTGTAATGCCAGGCAGGGCCGATTTTGTGATCGCTCCCCTCGGTATAAGCAGGGTGTTATTTCCCGGTCTATGGAAAATGGGCGTATACCGTACGGATAATGGCACAGGGCTAGGCCAGCCCAATGCTACCAGCACCCGTCCATTCAAAATTGCCAAATTCTCTGAGTTTTACTTCATAGCGGCGGAAGCTGCCGTGAAAGGTGCCACTACTGTAGCAGGCAGAACCGCCCGCGACCTCATCAATGTGATCCGTGCACGGGCAGGCAAGTGGAAATTCTCCAACAAGAACAATGCAGCCTTCGTGGCAGACAACAGTGCCGCGATGATTGCTGCCACGCCTGCTACCATCGACATCAACTATATCCTGGCCGAACGTTCCCGTGAATATTTCGGAGAAGGCCATCGTTGGTTCGACCTGGTACGTACGCAAAAATGGAACGAACTGGCTGGCACCTACCAGATTGCTGGTGCAGCCTATGGCAATCATACACCCGAAACATTTACACGTACCATTGAACCTAAGCATTATCTCCGGCCCATTCCGCAAGGCCAGCTGGATGGCATGGAAGCGACAGCCGAAGAAAAAGTGGCCTATCAAAATCCAGGCTATAATTAA